In Kiloniellales bacterium, the DNA window TGGTTGACCACCCGGGTGAAGCCGAACAGCTGGGACGACTCCGCGATACGGCTATGCGCCGTCTCCAGCAGGGTCTCGGTCTCCGCCTGGCTGAGGCCGAAGCGCTCTTTGAGCAGGTCTTCGATGTGCGCCCGCTCCTCCTCGTCGAAGCGGTCGTCCATCGAAGCGGCTTCGACCAGAAGCGCCGCCGCCGCGACCTGGAGCTCGCTGTCGTGTTCCTCGCCGGGCCCGTGGTGGAGCGGGGTCCCGGGATTGCTCAGGAGGGCCTTGATTGCCTTGATCATGGCCTTGCCTATCATGCCGGAAGTGGGCCGTTCAACCCTTGCCGGATTGGGGATTCCCGACTTGTGCCGCCGCGCCGGCGACACCACGTCGAGACCATGACGGACGAGCAGCGATCGGAGACGGCGGTGGACGACCTGCGGCTTTTCGCCCCCG includes these proteins:
- a CDS encoding TerB family tellurite resistance protein, with product MIKAIKALLSNPGTPLHHGPGEEHDSELQVAAAALLVEAASMDDRFDEEERAHIEDLLKERFGLSQAETETLLETAHSRIAESSQLFGFTRVVNQGFSADERVELIEMLWQVVYADGELDDYEANLMRRLAGLVHVSDRDSGEARKRALSRLGRSG